A section of the Sceloporus undulatus isolate JIND9_A2432 ecotype Alabama chromosome 3, SceUnd_v1.1, whole genome shotgun sequence genome encodes:
- the RHBDD1 gene encoding rhomboid-related protein 4 isoform X2, with protein MQRRHKGLNAGLLLLFSQIYQVGLNNIPPVTLATLAVNIFLFLQPLKPLMQTCISVTECFYRRDWHRLYLSAFHHADDWHLYFNMVSLLWKGIKLEKRLGSVWFGYIILLFSVLVGVVYMILEFTIAELLSDPSYEQSCAVGFSGVLFALKVLNNYYHPGGSSNIMGMNVSNKYACWLELIAIHLLSPGSSFAGHLAGILVGLMYTMGPLETIMKTCAGGLTFPAAFSQQRNSYNPEENRYSGYTSYAPRDYNMYTGGLNETEQFEWAIRNSLNDREIIIEQ; from the exons ATGCAGCGGAGACACAAAGGACTAAATGCTGGACTGCTTTTGTTATTTTCTCAAATATATCAAGTTGGGCTTAACAACATTCCACCTGTCACACTTGCAACTTTGGCAGtgaacatttttctctttttacaaCCACTGAAACCACTGATGCAAACATGTATCAGTGTCACTGAGTGTTTTTACAGGAGAGACTGGCATCGTTTGTACCTTTCAGCATTTCACCATGCAGATGACTGGCATCTATATTTTAATATGGTCTCCCTACTTTGGAAGGGAATCAAGTTGGAGAAGAGGCTTGGAAGTGTGTGGTTTGGTTATATAATCCTATTATTTTCAGTGCTAGTTGGAGTTGTATACATGATTTTGGAATTTACAATTGCAGAACTTCTGAGTGATCCTTCATATGAACAAAGCTGTGCTGTTGGTTTTTCAG GAGTGTTATTTGCTTTGAAAGTTCTTAACAACTACTATCACCCAGGTGGGTCCAGCAACATCATGGGAATGAATGTATCCAATAAATATGCTTGTTGGCTGGAACTTATAGCCATTCATTTATTGAGCCCAGG GAGTTCTTTTGCAGGTCATCTGGCAGGTATTCTTGTTGGACTGATGTACACCATGGGACCTCTGGAGACTATTATGAAAACATGTGCAG GTGGCCTTACATTCCCAGCTGCCTTTTCACAACAAAGAAACAGCTATAATCCAG AGGAAAATAGATATTCAGGTTATACATCATATGCACCAAGAGATTATAACATGTATACTGGTGGCCTGAATGAGACAGAACAGTTTGAATGGGCAATAAGAAACAGTCTGAATGACAGAG
- the RHBDD1 gene encoding rhomboid-related protein 4 isoform X3, giving the protein MQRRHKGLNAGLLLLFSQIYQVGLNNIPPVTLATLAVNIFLFLQPLKPLMQTCISVTECFYRRDWHRLYLSAFHHADDWHLYFNMVSLLWKGIKLEKRLGSVWFGYIILLFSVLVGVVYMILEFTIAELLSDPSYEQSCAVGFSGVLFALKVLNNYYHPGGSSNIMGMNVSNKYACWLELIAIHLLSPGSSFAGHLAGILVGLMYTMGPLETIMKTCAGGLTFPAAFSQQRNSYNPEENRYSGYTSYAPRDYNMYTGGLNETEQFEWAIRNSLNDRDNST; this is encoded by the exons ATGCAGCGGAGACACAAAGGACTAAATGCTGGACTGCTTTTGTTATTTTCTCAAATATATCAAGTTGGGCTTAACAACATTCCACCTGTCACACTTGCAACTTTGGCAGtgaacatttttctctttttacaaCCACTGAAACCACTGATGCAAACATGTATCAGTGTCACTGAGTGTTTTTACAGGAGAGACTGGCATCGTTTGTACCTTTCAGCATTTCACCATGCAGATGACTGGCATCTATATTTTAATATGGTCTCCCTACTTTGGAAGGGAATCAAGTTGGAGAAGAGGCTTGGAAGTGTGTGGTTTGGTTATATAATCCTATTATTTTCAGTGCTAGTTGGAGTTGTATACATGATTTTGGAATTTACAATTGCAGAACTTCTGAGTGATCCTTCATATGAACAAAGCTGTGCTGTTGGTTTTTCAG GAGTGTTATTTGCTTTGAAAGTTCTTAACAACTACTATCACCCAGGTGGGTCCAGCAACATCATGGGAATGAATGTATCCAATAAATATGCTTGTTGGCTGGAACTTATAGCCATTCATTTATTGAGCCCAGG GAGTTCTTTTGCAGGTCATCTGGCAGGTATTCTTGTTGGACTGATGTACACCATGGGACCTCTGGAGACTATTATGAAAACATGTGCAG GTGGCCTTACATTCCCAGCTGCCTTTTCACAACAAAGAAACAGCTATAATCCAG AGGAAAATAGATATTCAGGTTATACATCATATGCACCAAGAGATTATAACATGTATACTGGTGGCCTGAATGAGACAGAACAGTTTGAATGGGCAATAAGAAACAGTCTGAATGACAGAG ATAACTCTACATAA